The proteins below come from a single Crossiella sp. CA-258035 genomic window:
- a CDS encoding peptidoglycan DD-metalloendopeptidase family protein yields the protein MALALLTAALAGCAVAGADPTAVRSATPPSLSPASTRWTWPLPGRPPVLRRFTPPQHRYGPGHRGIDLGAPPGTPVLAAATGVVTFAGPVAGRGVVTLHHPNGLHTTYEPLTPQVRKGQHIPTATPLGHLTPGHPGCPAPACLHWGLRRHHTYLNPLHLLTRPTLRLLPLPRPTPAPPQPQPQAKRRPQPLPAPGPTSTPAPHSTRNPALSSATTPHRPPAPGTTSNSAPGTRPNPQSPDPTTGDRSNTNSPPRPTSDPTLPQPPTLHPARQPQRSSPTPDQPPPHHTAAQPQSRPPQPIPRRPCQAQSDQSPKITHWDHPCHAGKWSSGDSPDTPNNAPSQPRCVPHPA from the coding sequence ATGGCCCTCGCCCTGCTGACGGCGGCCCTGGCCGGTTGCGCGGTGGCCGGGGCAGACCCGACCGCGGTCCGCAGCGCCACCCCACCCTCGCTGTCTCCCGCCAGCACGAGGTGGACCTGGCCGCTCCCCGGTCGGCCGCCGGTGCTGCGGCGGTTCACCCCGCCGCAGCACCGCTACGGCCCCGGCCACCGCGGCATAGACCTGGGCGCCCCACCAGGCACCCCAGTCCTCGCCGCCGCCACCGGCGTGGTCACCTTCGCCGGCCCGGTAGCCGGCCGGGGCGTGGTCACCCTCCACCACCCCAACGGCTTGCACACCACCTACGAACCCCTGACACCCCAGGTCCGCAAAGGCCAGCACATCCCCACCGCAACCCCCCTCGGCCACCTCACCCCAGGCCACCCCGGCTGCCCAGCCCCCGCCTGCCTGCACTGGGGCCTACGCCGCCACCACACCTACCTAAATCCCCTCCACCTCCTAACCCGCCCCACCCTCCGCCTCCTCCCCTTGCCCCGCCCAACCCCCGCCCCGCCCCAGCCCCAGCCCCAGGCCAAGCGCCGCCCCCAGCCCCTCCCAGCACCCGGCCCAACGTCGACCCCGGCACCTCATTCCACCCGCAACCCAGCTCTCAGCTCAGCCACAACCCCGCACCGGCCCCCAGCACCCGGCACAACCTCCAACTCCGCGCCCGGCACCCGACCCAACCCCCAATCCCCCGACCCCACGACCGGCGACCGGTCCAACACCAACTCGCCACCTCGCCCGACCTCCGACCCGACTCTCCCCCAACCCCCAACTCTCCACCCGGCTCGCCAACCCCAGCGGTCCTCTCCGACGCCAGATCAACCCCCGCCCCACCACACAGCCGCCCAACCTCAATCCCGCCCGCCCCAACCCATTCCCCGACGCCCCTGCCAAGCCCAATCCGATCAATCTCCCAAAATCACCCATTGGGATCACCCTTGCCATGCAGGCAAATGGTCATCTGGAGACAGCCCAGACACGCCGAACAACGCCCCGTCCCAACCTCGCTGCGTTCCCCACCCAGCCTGA
- a CDS encoding FliA/WhiG family RNA polymerase sigma factor, with protein MTEPTPVPDDAGGGFRTATVSTASSPQARSAHLGRARRHGVDDSTAPRQGRGAGTSGGHGHPPEPEAAEQAAPLGEQRSADDVEAGIVALWRAYGVAREQSLRDRLVLHYAPLVKYVAGRVGTGLPSYVDVADLVQSGVFGLVDAIEKFEPERGLKFETYAMQRIRGAILDDLRAQDWVPRSVRSRARDVERALERLEARLQRTATDLELADELGVTSDELRDLFAQLQLTSVVALDELIAAGRGTASLAETLPDDRAEDPVAALVDQDGRRQLADAIAQLSERDRVVVTLYYFENLTLAEIGRVLGVTESRVCQLHTRAVLRLRTKMAEQAEA; from the coding sequence ATGACCGAACCCACCCCCGTTCCTGACGATGCCGGGGGAGGTTTCCGCACAGCGACCGTGTCAACGGCGTCCTCCCCGCAGGCCCGCTCCGCCCACCTCGGACGGGCTCGTCGTCACGGCGTTGACGACAGCACGGCGCCCAGGCAGGGGCGCGGTGCCGGGACCTCCGGCGGACACGGCCACCCGCCCGAGCCGGAGGCCGCCGAGCAGGCCGCCCCGCTCGGCGAACAGCGCAGCGCCGACGATGTCGAGGCCGGCATCGTCGCGTTGTGGCGCGCCTACGGCGTGGCCCGCGAGCAGTCGCTCCGGGACCGCTTGGTGCTCCATTACGCGCCACTGGTCAAGTACGTGGCCGGTCGGGTCGGCACGGGGCTGCCGTCCTACGTCGACGTCGCCGACCTGGTGCAGTCCGGGGTGTTCGGGCTGGTCGACGCGATCGAGAAGTTCGAGCCGGAACGTGGGCTGAAGTTCGAGACCTACGCCATGCAGCGCATCCGCGGCGCGATCCTGGACGACCTGCGCGCCCAGGACTGGGTGCCCCGTTCGGTGCGCAGCCGCGCCAGGGACGTCGAACGCGCCCTGGAACGCCTCGAAGCACGGCTCCAGCGCACCGCCACCGACCTGGAACTGGCCGACGAGCTCGGCGTCACCAGCGACGAGCTCCGCGACCTGTTCGCCCAGCTCCAGCTGACCAGCGTGGTCGCGCTGGACGAGCTGATCGCCGCTGGCCGGGGCACCGCCTCGTTGGCCGAGACCCTGCCTGACGACCGCGCCGAGGACCCGGTCGCCGCCCTGGTCGACCAGGACGGCCGCCGCCAGCTGGCCGACGCGATCGCCCAGCTCTCCGAACGCGACCGAGTCGTGGTCACGCTCTACTACTTCGAGAACCTGACCCTCGCGGAGATCGGTCGCGTCCTGGGCGTGACCGAGTCCCGCGTCTGCCAGCTGCACACCCGAGCGGTGCTGCGCCTGCGCACCAAGATGGCGGAGCAGGCCGAGGCCTGA
- a CDS encoding tyrosine-type recombinase/integrase gives MAEFERHLILERDVSPHTARAYLSDVVSLLTHFTHGPTASAAAPTSPPAATAPPAALDAEGDANAAAAGDAATGGDADGDGGAGGDVGAGASARAGVGGSGGDAPDLRALDLDELRAWLADQRAGGASRTTLARRAAAARTFTGWAAKAGYLDNDPGPRLASARPHRHLPTVLRADQATAAMEASASGAAEGDPVALRDHAIVELLYATGVRVAELCGLDVGDIDHARRVALVMGKGGKQRSVPYGVPADRAIRAWLERGRPQLVCAASHAALFLGARGGRLDPRVVRRVVHDMVGSVPGAAPIGPHGLRHSAATHLLEGGADLRSVQELLGHATLATTQLYTHVTVERLKAIHDRTHPRS, from the coding sequence GTGGCCGAGTTCGAACGCCACCTGATCCTGGAACGCGACGTCTCCCCGCACACGGCCCGCGCCTACCTGAGCGACGTGGTCTCTCTGCTGACCCACTTCACTCACGGCCCCACGGCCTCCGCCGCAGCACCGACCAGCCCACCCGCTGCGACGGCGCCCCCTGCTGCCCTTGACGCTGAGGGTGACGCCAACGCCGCTGCCGCTGGCGATGCCGCTACCGGTGGCGATGCCGACGGCGACGGCGGTGCTGGTGGGGACGTCGGTGCCGGTGCCAGCGCCAGGGCGGGTGTGGGCGGCAGTGGTGGCGACGCGCCGGATCTGCGCGCGCTGGATCTCGACGAGCTGCGTGCCTGGCTCGCGGACCAGCGGGCCGGCGGGGCCAGTCGGACCACGCTCGCCCGCCGTGCCGCGGCGGCCCGGACGTTCACCGGATGGGCGGCCAAGGCGGGTTACCTGGACAACGATCCGGGGCCTCGGCTGGCCTCCGCGCGGCCGCATCGGCACCTGCCGACGGTGCTTCGCGCTGATCAAGCCACCGCCGCGATGGAGGCTTCGGCGTCCGGGGCTGCGGAGGGTGATCCGGTCGCTCTGCGTGATCACGCGATCGTGGAACTCCTGTACGCCACTGGAGTTAGGGTGGCGGAACTCTGTGGGTTGGACGTGGGCGATATTGATCACGCACGGCGTGTCGCACTGGTCATGGGCAAGGGCGGCAAGCAGCGTTCTGTCCCGTACGGGGTGCCCGCGGACCGGGCGATTCGTGCCTGGTTGGAGCGCGGTCGGCCGCAACTTGTCTGTGCCGCTTCACATGCGGCGTTGTTCCTCGGCGCGCGCGGTGGCAGGCTCGATCCCAGAGTGGTGAGGAGGGTGGTGCACGACATGGTCGGTTCCGTGCCGGGCGCCGCCCCGATTGGGCCGCACGGGTTGCGTCATTCCGCGGCGACCCATCTCCTGGAAGGCGGAGCGGACCTCCGCAGCGTTCAGGAACTGCTCGGTCACGCTACGCTCGCAACGACTCAGCTCTACACCCACGTCACCGTCGAACGGCTGAAGGCGATACATGACCGAACCCACCCCCGTTCCTGA
- the dprA gene encoding DNA-processing protein DprA has protein sequence MSVDASRLRLARAYLSRVAEPPAPALHRLISEVGPVEAADRVHRGDVPEPVARTTESRRNAFRPRDDLAAAAAIQARLLIPEDPDWPSWQFSSFIAAAAQGSEDAVPPLALWVRGDASLAGLVERAVSVVGSRSATPYGEVVATELGIGLAELGVTVVSGAAMGIDGAAHSGAIIGNGRTVAVVACGLDIPYPLDHLSLFRRIVTRGGLVISEYPPGVKPAKHRFLIRNRLIAALGGGTVVVEAGIRSGATNTAAHTRALGRPLMAVPGPVNSAMSVGCLALLRSGHAVPVGTAAQVIEASGRIGIDLSDTPEGPRKDTDGLEPHALRVHEALPERAGMSAEEVAIESGLPLSRVRGLLPALELAGLAQRGDEGWHRQRANR, from the coding sequence GTGAGCGTGGATGCCTCCCGCCTGCGCCTCGCCCGCGCCTATCTCTCGCGAGTCGCCGAACCCCCAGCCCCCGCGCTGCACCGCCTCATCAGTGAAGTGGGCCCGGTGGAAGCCGCCGACCGCGTCCACCGCGGCGACGTTCCAGAGCCCGTCGCCAGGACGACCGAGTCCCGGCGCAACGCGTTCCGTCCTCGTGATGATCTGGCCGCGGCCGCCGCCATCCAGGCCCGCTTGCTCATCCCGGAGGATCCCGACTGGCCCAGTTGGCAGTTCTCCAGCTTCATCGCCGCCGCGGCCCAGGGCTCCGAGGATGCCGTGCCGCCGTTGGCGCTGTGGGTGCGCGGCGATGCCTCGCTCGCCGGTCTGGTCGAACGCGCCGTCTCGGTCGTCGGCTCCCGCTCGGCGACCCCGTACGGCGAGGTGGTTGCCACCGAGCTAGGCATCGGACTGGCCGAGTTGGGCGTCACCGTCGTCTCCGGCGCGGCGATGGGCATCGACGGCGCTGCCCACAGTGGCGCGATCATCGGCAACGGACGCACCGTGGCCGTGGTCGCCTGCGGCCTGGACATCCCGTACCCGCTGGACCACCTCAGCCTGTTCCGCCGGATCGTCACCCGCGGCGGCTTGGTGATCAGCGAATACCCACCCGGCGTCAAACCAGCCAAGCACCGCTTCCTGATCCGGAACCGGCTCATCGCGGCCCTCGGCGGCGGCACCGTCGTGGTCGAAGCCGGTATCCGCAGCGGTGCCACGAACACCGCCGCACACACCCGCGCGCTGGGACGCCCGCTGATGGCCGTGCCCGGTCCGGTCAACTCGGCCATGTCGGTCGGCTGCCTCGCCCTGCTCCGCTCCGGCCACGCCGTCCCGGTCGGCACCGCGGCCCAGGTGATCGAAGCCTCCGGCCGCATTGGGATCGACCTGTCCGACACCCCGGAAGGCCCCCGCAAGGACACCGACGGCCTGGAACCCCACGCACTCCGCGTGCACGAGGCGTTGCCAGAACGAGCCGGAATGAGCGCGGAAGAAGTAGCCATCGAGTCCGGGTTGCCCCTAAGTCGGGTCAGAGGACTACTCCCCGCATTGGAACTCGCCGGACTTGCCCAGAGGGGCGACGAGGGTTGGCATCGGCAGCGAGCCAATAGATGA
- a CDS encoding YifB family Mg chelatase-like AAA ATPase has translation MPPARAWSVALFGVDGLLVEIEADLGGGRPGVQIVGLPDTALQQSKERVRAAVCNSEEPWPERKITFALSPAALPKTGAGYDLALACVALAAAAAIPQEALDSTALLGELALDGRLRPIRGVLPSLLAARRAGIRRAVVPTPTLPEAGLVSDLDVYGANTLAEVLRWLRGQADLPTPPPTTGAPTTPCPDLADVLGQPEARWALEVAAAGGHHLLLVGPPGTGKTMLAERLVGLVPPLTSEQSLEVTAIHSLAGTLSPESPLVTSPPFVAPHHSVSVAGLIGGGSGLAKPGAISTAHHGVLFIDEAGELGPQRLESMRTALEQGEVRLARRDGLVRYPSRFQLVLATNPCPCAPPRDSECVCLPPARRRYAARLSGPLLDRVDLQVRMRPLTHMHVDPDNPPENTTTVRERVLAARERAQHRWAKQGWLNNASVPGQALHREFALPKSATTLLDRSLAHGLLSGRGADRCLRVAWTLCDLDEATRPTSDHVAAALEFRDRAARP, from the coding sequence ATGCCCCCGGCCAGAGCTTGGTCCGTAGCCCTCTTCGGCGTGGACGGCCTCCTCGTCGAGATCGAGGCCGACCTCGGCGGCGGTCGCCCTGGCGTACAGATCGTCGGCCTCCCCGACACCGCGCTCCAGCAGTCCAAGGAGCGGGTCAGGGCCGCTGTCTGCAACAGCGAAGAACCCTGGCCCGAGCGGAAGATCACCTTCGCCCTGTCACCCGCCGCCCTGCCCAAGACCGGTGCGGGCTACGACCTCGCCCTGGCCTGCGTGGCCCTCGCCGCCGCGGCCGCCATCCCCCAGGAGGCGCTCGACTCCACCGCCCTGCTCGGCGAACTGGCCCTGGACGGCAGGCTCCGCCCTATCCGCGGCGTCCTCCCGTCCCTGCTCGCCGCCCGGCGCGCGGGCATCCGCCGAGCCGTGGTGCCCACGCCCACACTTCCCGAGGCGGGCCTGGTGTCCGACCTGGACGTCTACGGTGCCAACACCCTCGCCGAAGTCCTCCGCTGGCTCCGCGGCCAAGCCGACCTGCCCACCCCGCCACCCACCACCGGCGCGCCCACAACCCCCTGCCCCGACCTGGCCGACGTCCTCGGCCAACCCGAGGCCCGCTGGGCACTCGAGGTCGCCGCCGCCGGCGGCCACCACCTCCTGCTCGTCGGCCCACCCGGTACCGGCAAGACCATGCTCGCCGAACGCCTCGTCGGCCTGGTGCCTCCCCTGACCAGCGAACAGTCCCTCGAGGTCACCGCCATCCACTCGCTGGCAGGCACCCTGTCCCCGGAGTCGCCGCTGGTCACCAGCCCGCCGTTCGTCGCCCCGCACCACTCCGTCTCGGTCGCCGGACTGATCGGCGGCGGCTCCGGCCTGGCCAAACCCGGTGCGATCAGCACCGCCCACCACGGAGTCCTGTTCATCGACGAGGCCGGCGAGCTCGGCCCGCAACGCCTGGAGTCCATGCGCACCGCACTGGAACAGGGCGAGGTCCGCCTGGCCCGCCGCGACGGCCTGGTCCGCTACCCATCCCGCTTCCAACTCGTCCTGGCCACCAACCCTTGTCCCTGCGCCCCACCCCGCGACAGCGAATGCGTCTGCCTGCCCCCAGCCCGCCGCCGGTACGCCGCCCGCCTGTCCGGCCCCCTGCTGGACCGGGTCGACCTCCAGGTCCGCATGCGCCCGCTCACCCACATGCACGTCGACCCCGACAACCCACCCGAGAACACCACCACCGTCCGCGAACGAGTCCTGGCCGCCCGCGAGCGTGCCCAGCACCGCTGGGCCAAACAAGGCTGGCTCAACAACGCCTCCGTCCCCGGCCAAGCCCTGCACCGCGAGTTCGCCCTGCCCAAATCGGCCACCACCCTGCTCGACAGATCCCTAGCCCACGGCCTCCTCTCCGGCCGAGGAGCCGACCGCTGCCTCCGAGTCGCCTGGACCCTGTGCGACCTCGACGAAGCCACCCGCCCCACCAGCGACCACGTAGCCGCCGCCCTGGAGTTCCGCGACCGAGCCGCCCGCCCCTGA
- a CDS encoding YraN family protein, whose amino-acid sequence MPPTATLTATLESRATAHNKTLGRRGEALAAQYLESQGLTILDTNYTCRHGELDLIATDGKTLIVCEVKTRSDPAFEPPAAALTPRQARRIRETTESWLALHHVPWVPIRCDLIAIQWPPGDPPILDHRRAIL is encoded by the coding sequence ATGCCCCCCACGGCCACCCTCACCGCAACCCTGGAATCCCGCGCCACCGCCCACAACAAGACCCTGGGCCGCCGCGGCGAGGCCCTGGCCGCGCAATACCTGGAGTCCCAGGGCCTGACCATCCTGGACACCAACTACACCTGCCGCCACGGCGAGCTGGACCTCATCGCCACCGACGGCAAAACCCTCATCGTCTGCGAGGTCAAAACCCGCAGCGACCCGGCCTTCGAGCCCCCCGCCGCCGCCCTGACCCCCCGTCAGGCCCGCCGCATCCGCGAAACCACAGAATCCTGGCTCGCCCTGCACCACGTCCCCTGGGTCCCCATCCGCTGCGACCTCATAGCCATCCAATGGCCCCCAGGCGACCCCCCAATCCTCGACCACCGCCGCGCCATCCTCTAG
- a CDS encoding DUF2469 domain-containing protein → MSAEDLEKYETEMELQLYKEYRDIVGQFAYVVETERRFYLANAVDVQVRNADGEVYFEVRMSDAWVWDMYRPARFVKNVRVITFKDVNVEELDKPDLRLPESGPFGQ, encoded by the coding sequence ATGAGCGCGGAGGATCTCGAGAAGTACGAGACCGAGATGGAGCTTCAGCTCTACAAGGAGTACCGCGACATAGTCGGTCAGTTCGCCTACGTCGTGGAGACCGAGCGGCGGTTCTACCTGGCCAACGCGGTGGACGTGCAGGTGCGCAACGCCGACGGCGAGGTCTACTTCGAGGTGCGCATGTCGGATGCGTGGGTGTGGGACATGTACCGCCCCGCACGGTTCGTGAAGAACGTCCGGGTGATCACCTTCAAGGACGTCAACGTCGAGGAGCTGGACAAGCCAGACCTCCGCCTCCCCGAATCCGGCCCCTTCGGCCAATAG
- a CDS encoding ribonuclease HII has product MVRGSSGNWALQAALDRRGLGPVAGVDEAGRGACAGPLVVAACVLRPGDVRRFEGLTDSKLLTPAARDRMYDLVLDRALAHSVVVIDPAEVDALGIHVVNLEGMRRAVARLATHPGYVLTDGFRVPGLTAPNMPVVKGDQAVACVAAASVLAKVTRDRIMTELHQKWPRYGFEVHKGYCTAEHSAALRAHGPIDEHRWSYANVIAAAAEHGMTPPRRVKTGLLATARNGVAPVVQNVLVPPGRLAEEAAVSRRGVEGG; this is encoded by the coding sequence GTGGTCCGTGGCAGCTCGGGCAACTGGGCCTTGCAGGCCGCGCTGGACCGGCGCGGCCTTGGCCCGGTGGCCGGGGTGGACGAGGCGGGCCGGGGCGCCTGTGCCGGACCGCTGGTGGTGGCGGCCTGCGTGCTGCGGCCGGGTGACGTCCGCCGGTTCGAGGGCCTGACCGACTCCAAGCTGCTCACTCCGGCCGCCCGCGACCGGATGTACGACCTGGTGCTGGACCGGGCGCTGGCGCACTCCGTGGTGGTGATCGACCCGGCCGAGGTCGACGCACTGGGCATCCACGTGGTGAACCTGGAGGGCATGCGCCGGGCGGTGGCCCGACTGGCCACCCACCCCGGTTACGTGCTCACCGACGGCTTCCGGGTGCCCGGCCTGACCGCGCCGAACATGCCGGTGGTCAAGGGCGACCAGGCGGTGGCCTGCGTGGCCGCGGCCAGCGTGCTGGCCAAGGTCACCAGGGACCGCATCATGACCGAGCTGCACCAGAAGTGGCCGCGGTACGGCTTCGAGGTGCACAAGGGCTACTGCACCGCGGAGCACAGCGCGGCACTGCGGGCGCACGGCCCGATCGACGAACACCGGTGGAGCTACGCGAACGTCATCGCGGCCGCCGCCGAACACGGCATGACCCCGCCCCGGCGGGTGAAAACCGGACTGCTCGCGACCGCCCGAAACGGCGTAGCCCCAGTAGTCCAGAATGTGTTGGTTCCACCAGGACGCCTCGCTGAGGAGGCGGCAGTGTCACGACGAGGGGTCGAAGGCGGATGA
- the lepB gene encoding signal peptidase I, giving the protein MVASQPQHNDPDDSTPAHGTPRAGAGATEEKPFHTKKPKKKGSFWKELPILIVVALLLTFLIQEFLARVYVIPSQSMEQTLHGCAGCTNDRVLVDKVTYRFSNPEPGDVVVFRGPDSWSPEIVGSRSSNSFVRWLQGLGSFIGLAPPDERDFVKRVIAVGGQTVQCCDDQNRLLVDGKPLTEPYLYWEADRGGPEDQTRFGPITVPQGHLWMMGDNRNNSSDSRAEGHGPVPVDNVIGKAQVIVLPPSRWQGIDDPNPQAVALGAAPWQAGIPAGVGIAGAVPTLWLIRRGLRPLRSRQKRERD; this is encoded by the coding sequence ATCGTGGCTTCCCAGCCTCAGCACAACGATCCGGATGACTCCACCCCCGCCCACGGCACCCCGCGTGCCGGGGCCGGGGCAACGGAGGAGAAGCCCTTCCATACGAAGAAGCCCAAGAAAAAGGGCTCCTTCTGGAAGGAGTTGCCGATCCTGATCGTGGTCGCGCTGCTGCTCACCTTCCTGATCCAGGAGTTCCTGGCCCGGGTGTACGTGATCCCGTCGCAGTCGATGGAGCAGACCCTCCACGGCTGCGCCGGGTGCACGAACGACCGGGTGCTGGTCGACAAGGTGACCTACCGCTTCAGCAACCCCGAGCCGGGTGACGTCGTGGTCTTCCGCGGCCCCGACTCGTGGAGCCCGGAGATCGTGGGGTCCCGCTCGTCGAACTCCTTCGTCCGCTGGCTGCAGGGCCTCGGCTCGTTCATCGGCCTCGCGCCGCCGGACGAGCGGGACTTCGTCAAGCGGGTGATCGCGGTCGGCGGGCAGACGGTGCAGTGCTGCGACGACCAGAACCGGCTGCTGGTCGACGGCAAGCCGCTGACCGAGCCGTACCTGTACTGGGAGGCCGACCGCGGCGGTCCCGAGGACCAGACCCGGTTCGGCCCGATCACGGTGCCGCAGGGCCATCTCTGGATGATGGGCGACAACCGGAACAACTCCTCGGACTCCCGTGCCGAGGGCCACGGTCCGGTGCCGGTGGACAACGTGATCGGCAAGGCGCAGGTCATCGTGCTGCCGCCGAGCCGCTGGCAGGGCATCGACGACCCGAACCCGCAGGCCGTCGCCCTCGGTGCCGCGCCGTGGCAGGCGGGGATTCCCGCCGGGGTCGGCATCGCGGGCGCGGTGCCCACGCTCTGGCTGATCCGCCGGGGCCTACGGCCGCTGCGTTCGCGGCAGAAGCGGGAACGCGACTGA
- the rplS gene encoding 50S ribosomal protein L19, translating into MNTLDALDAQSLRSDIPEFRPGDTLKVHVRVIEGSRERVQVFQGVVIRRQNGGIRETFTVRKVSFGVGVERTFPVHSPNLAKIELVTRGDVRRAKLYYLRELRGKAAKIKEKRDTVPAK; encoded by the coding sequence ATGAACACCCTGGACGCTCTGGACGCCCAGTCGCTGCGTTCTGACATCCCGGAATTCCGACCGGGCGACACGCTGAAGGTGCACGTTCGCGTCATCGAGGGTTCTCGTGAGCGCGTCCAGGTGTTCCAGGGCGTGGTCATCCGCCGCCAGAACGGTGGCATCCGCGAGACCTTCACCGTCCGCAAGGTCTCCTTCGGCGTCGGCGTCGAGCGCACCTTCCCGGTGCACTCCCCGAACCTGGCCAAGATCGAGCTGGTGACCCGCGGCGACGTGCGCCGGGCCAAGCTCTACTACCTGCGCGAGCTGCGCGGCAAGGCCGCGAAGATCAAGGAGAAGCGGGACACGGTCCCCGCCAAGTGA
- the trmD gene encoding tRNA (guanosine(37)-N1)-methyltransferase TrmD — protein MRLDVITIFPEYVAPLREALLGKALDRGLIQLGVHDLRNYAHDVHRSVDDSPYGGGPGMVMKPQVWGEALDDICPAEPAPRLIVPTPAGRPFTQAMAQAYAREEHLVFACGRYEGIDQRVVDAASARMPVDEVSIGDYVLIGGEAAVLVMVEAVVRLLPGVLGNQASHEQDSFSDGLLEGPSYTRPEVWQGLPVPEVLRSGNHAAINRWRRDRALERTYHRRPDLLAALTEDALDKHDRKLLDQLRAQDHQS, from the coding sequence GTGCGCCTGGACGTCATCACCATCTTCCCCGAGTACGTCGCCCCGCTGCGCGAGGCGCTGCTCGGCAAGGCCCTCGACCGCGGCCTCATCCAGCTCGGCGTGCACGACCTGCGGAACTACGCGCACGACGTGCACCGCTCGGTCGACGACAGCCCCTACGGCGGCGGTCCGGGCATGGTGATGAAGCCGCAGGTCTGGGGCGAGGCCCTGGACGACATCTGCCCGGCCGAGCCCGCGCCCCGGCTGATCGTGCCCACGCCGGCGGGCCGCCCGTTCACCCAGGCCATGGCCCAGGCCTACGCCAGGGAAGAGCACCTGGTCTTCGCCTGCGGCCGCTACGAGGGCATCGACCAGCGCGTGGTCGACGCCGCCTCGGCGCGGATGCCGGTGGACGAGGTCTCCATCGGCGACTACGTGCTCATCGGCGGCGAGGCCGCGGTGCTGGTCATGGTCGAGGCCGTGGTCCGGCTGCTGCCGGGGGTGCTGGGCAACCAGGCCTCGCACGAGCAGGACTCCTTCTCCGACGGCCTGCTGGAAGGCCCCAGCTACACCAGGCCCGAGGTCTGGCAGGGCCTGCCGGTGCCGGAGGTGCTCCGCTCCGGCAACCACGCCGCGATCAACCGCTGGCGCCGCGACCGCGCCCTGGAGCGCACCTACCACCGCCGCCCCGACCTGCTGGCCGCGCTGACCGAGGACGCGCTGGACAAGCACGACCGGAAGCTGCTCGACCAGCTGCGCGCCCAGGACCACCAGTCCTGA
- the rimM gene encoding ribosome maturation factor RimM (Essential for efficient processing of 16S rRNA) — protein MSTEVVVGRIARSHGIRGELVVDVHTDEPDDRFAIGTVLTGKPRQGASRSLTITAARPHAGRLLVTFEGVADRSAADALRGVLLTVPVSELPEITEPDAFYDHQLEGLAAVDTTGAAIGVVREVLHGPAGELLVLDADGAELLVPFVRAIVPEVDLQGRRVVIDPPEGLFDQ, from the coding sequence GTGAGCACCGAAGTGGTCGTCGGGCGCATCGCCCGGTCGCACGGCATCCGCGGCGAGCTCGTCGTGGACGTGCACACCGACGAGCCGGACGACCGGTTCGCCATCGGCACCGTCCTGACGGGCAAGCCCCGTCAGGGCGCGTCCAGGAGCCTCACCATCACAGCCGCCCGGCCACACGCCGGGCGGCTGCTGGTGACCTTCGAGGGCGTGGCCGACCGTTCCGCCGCGGACGCCCTCCGCGGGGTCCTGCTCACCGTCCCGGTCAGCGAGCTGCCCGAGATCACCGAGCCGGACGCCTTCTACGACCACCAGCTGGAGGGCCTGGCCGCGGTGGACACCACCGGAGCCGCCATCGGCGTGGTCCGCGAGGTCCTGCACGGCCCGGCAGGCGAGCTGCTCGTGCTCGACGCCGACGGCGCCGAACTGCTCGTGCCGTTTGTCAGGGCCATCGTGCCGGAGGTCGACCTCCAAGGCCGCAGGGTTGTCATCGACCCACCCGAAGGCCTCTTCGACCAGTAG
- a CDS encoding RNA-binding protein codes for MTVLADALEHLVRGIVDHPDDVRVQLITTRRGRTLEVHVHPEDLGKVIGRGGRTATALRTVMSGIGGRGLRVDVVDTDR; via the coding sequence ATGACGGTACTCGCGGACGCTCTCGAGCACCTGGTCCGCGGCATCGTCGACCACCCGGACGACGTGCGCGTCCAGCTGATCACGACCCGCCGCGGGCGAACCCTCGAGGTGCACGTGCACCCCGAGGACCTCGGCAAGGTGATCGGCAGGGGCGGTCGCACGGCGACCGCGCTGCGCACCGTCATGTCCGGCATCGGCGGCCGGGGCCTCCGGGTCGACGTCGTCGACACCGACCGCTGA